One Solanum lycopersicum chromosome 2, SLM_r2.1 genomic region harbors:
- the LOC101262761 gene encoding uncharacterized protein, producing the protein MLEFLRMNPPSFTSSSTIEKLEGFVEALQKVFEVMHVANAERVELVAYQLKNVARTWFDNGRRVEEEKVSDLEEFRRKKAKTGSESGQQRNNVNQSSFQQKKKGPDPLSSCSPAPRNKDRVELRGATSDTGGRENRLYAITSCQEQENHPYVFTVLIKVFNLDVYAFLDRRESLSFVAPYIANNFDVLPEKLSEPFCVSTPVRESTPAKQVYRDCVISINHKDTMANLIRLDMVDFNVILGMD; encoded by the exons ATGTTAGagttcttgaggatgaatcctccaagtTTCACTAGCTCAAGCACTATTGAGAAATTGGAGGGTTTTGTTGAGGCACTACAGAAGGTATTTGAGGTTATGCACGTTGCCAATGCTGAGCGAGTAGAACTAGTTGCATATCAACTTAAGAATGTTGCTAGAACTTGGTTTGACAATGGAAGGAGG GTTGAGGAAGAGAAGGTCAGTGATCTAGAGGAGTTCAGAAGAAAGAAAGCGAAGACAGGGAGTGAGTCCGGGCAACAAAGAAATAACGTGAACCAATCCTCTttccaacaaaagaaaaagggacCTGATCCATTATCTTCTTGTTCACCTGCACCTAGAAACAAAG ACAGGGTTGAACTTAGAGGAGCTACTTCCGATACTGGAGGAAGAGAAAACCGTCTTTATGCGATCACTAGTTGTCAAGAGCAAGAGAATCATCCATATGTTTTCACTGTTCTGATCAAAGTCTTTAATCTTGATGTGTATGCTTTTCTAGACCGAAGagaaagtttatcttttgtggCTCCTTATATTGCAAATAATTTTGATGTTCTTCCCGAGAAACTTTCTGAACCCTTTTGTGTTTCTACACCTGTTAGGGAGTCTACTCCAGCTAAACAAGTATATAGAGATTGTGTCatttccatcaatcacaagGACACCATGGCTAATTTAATCAgattagacatggtagattttaaTGTCATTCTTGGTATGGACTAG